One part of the Dyadobacter sp. 676 genome encodes these proteins:
- a CDS encoding LuxR C-terminal-related transcriptional regulator encodes MNIGLRSIIVSEFPDSRILEADTIQNSLLLSNNFRIGTVILDAGVSDGKDASLLDSFRESNPDTAIIVHLGDDFEYIYAFIRTGIHSLISKKSDPVEIIEAIRVAQSKAKFIGFDIQQILLSHIAADPLNRQLTRKERLIADLLAANASYKQIAEAAKVKRDSVAEYKHRIFEKLRVDNIDALALKLTEQFVMSKPMNG; translated from the coding sequence TTGAATATTGGCCTCCGTTCGATTATCGTGAGCGAATTTCCCGATTCCCGAATCCTGGAAGCGGACACCATTCAAAACAGCCTTTTACTGAGCAACAATTTCAGGATCGGCACGGTCATTCTCGATGCCGGCGTTTCGGACGGAAAAGACGCCTCATTACTGGATTCATTCAGGGAGTCTAATCCCGACACGGCCATCATCGTACACCTGGGCGATGATTTCGAGTACATTTATGCATTCATCCGGACGGGCATCCATTCGCTGATCTCCAAAAAATCCGATCCGGTAGAAATTATCGAAGCGATCCGGGTGGCTCAGAGCAAAGCAAAATTTATCGGGTTCGATATCCAGCAGATATTGCTTTCACACATCGCCGCCGATCCCCTTAACCGCCAGCTTACCAGAAAGGAAAGGCTGATAGCCGACCTGCTGGCCGCCAACGCGTCCTACAAGCAGATCGCCGAAGCCGCGAAGGTGAAACGCGACTCGGTGGCCGAATACAAACACCGGATTTTCGAAAAATTACGTGTCGACAACATCGATGCGCTGGCCCTGAAACTGACCGAGCAATTTGTTATGTCCAAACCGATGAATGGCTGA
- a CDS encoding globin yields the protein MEHVGPTYEQIRLVKREWSFLKNIRAQIIGDVFFGKLLFDYPQTRKSLDRILSDGLTDDPNEGLKNLLGGIISKLDRPDELAAHLQRLASALKTNGFNKVIFRRFAESLIWTLKKAFGYEWPLESELAWMACISAIEFGIFDLQ from the coding sequence ATGGAACACGTCGGACCCACCTATGAGCAAATCAGGTTAGTTAAAAGAGAATGGTCGTTTTTAAAAAACATCCGTGCCCAGATTATCGGCGACGTTTTTTTTGGAAAACTCCTTTTCGACTATCCCCAGACCCGGAAGTCCCTCGACCGCATTCTTTCCGACGGGCTGACGGACGACCCGAACGAGGGCCTGAAAAATCTGCTGGGAGGGATTATCAGCAAACTGGACCGCCCGGATGAACTGGCTGCACACCTGCAACGATTGGCGTCGGCATTGAAGACCAACGGGTTTAACAAGGTGATTTTCAGGCGATTTGCCGAAAGTTTGATCTGGACATTGAAAAAGGCCTTTGGCTACGAATGGCCTCTGGAATCGGAGCTGGCCTGGATGGCCTGTATCAGCGCAATTGAATTCGGGATTTTTGATCTTCAATAG
- a CDS encoding LytTR family DNA-binding domain-containing protein, protein MKAIIIEDETLVARQLERKIGQLAPDIEVTAILPSLKTARKWFLENAEPDLMFMDIQLSDGISLDVFDFYDLKCPVIFTTAYSDYAIRAFKVNGIDYLLKPVLERDLKRALDKFREKAGMVTGLSAQMSQLMQMLTRPESGYPGYKEKFLVNVRQHWVPVDTRDIACFCRDNFNYMHTFRAEKYLLDYNSMDEIEAVLDPRYFYRANRQYIIHIDAIQSITPHENQKLTVRLKAPLLFEMDISREKAPAFKRWCDR, encoded by the coding sequence ATGAAAGCAATCATCATTGAAGACGAGACGCTCGTAGCCCGCCAGCTCGAAAGAAAGATTGGCCAACTGGCGCCCGATATCGAGGTGACGGCCATTTTACCCAGCCTGAAAACGGCCCGCAAGTGGTTCCTCGAAAACGCCGAACCCGACCTGATGTTTATGGACATCCAGCTCAGCGATGGTATCAGTCTGGATGTTTTCGATTTTTACGATCTTAAATGCCCCGTCATTTTTACCACCGCATACAGCGACTATGCGATCCGTGCTTTCAAAGTGAACGGGATCGACTACCTGCTCAAACCGGTTCTCGAACGCGACCTGAAACGAGCCCTCGACAAATTCAGGGAAAAAGCGGGCATGGTAACAGGCCTCTCGGCTCAAATGAGTCAGCTCATGCAAATGCTCACCAGGCCCGAAAGCGGGTATCCGGGTTACAAGGAGAAATTTCTGGTCAACGTTCGTCAGCACTGGGTGCCGGTCGACACCCGCGATATCGCCTGTTTTTGCAGGGATAATTTCAACTATATGCACACATTCAGGGCCGAAAAATACCTGCTCGATTACAATTCCATGGATGAAATCGAGGCAGTGCTGGACCCGCGCTATTTTTACCGTGCCAACCGGCAGTATATTATCCATATCGACGCCATCCAGAGTATTACGCCGCATGAAAACCAGAAACTGACCGTGCGGCTCAAAGCGCCCTTGCTTTTTGAAATGGACATCAGCCGCGAGAAGGCGCCCGCATTCAAGCGGTGGTGCGACCGCTGA
- a CDS encoding histidine kinase, producing the protein MAASAKLFLSFFLFLLLPERLLGQLPDYNVQMLGEGSGISMSNVHKLVKDKKGFLWILSRRVVQRFDGRNTVRFDAEGEDWLDIAVDLNGQIWLSSHNELRTYVDDREGFRAVPIAGGRKPKFNLLDITPDNQVWALSGSGLYRYDRRRRVFQPHPIPGLGGMVFYRRIFRRAGEEFFIGDTHALFAYNYRTGRVRKTDFHAVRAIAPFSEDILWATNADLEMFELDFRSETASKIAPARFTPAATYLTINSVMPLGGARALVTTSKGCYLYERGNGRFKRAVFYYQGRELSNNEIITGYRDDDGTIWLVSKQGILFFNPDRHTITWLRNFRNLLNEENNDIRAITGDGAGRIWMATTEGLSCLDPSTGRFDTFMPSVAGDPDFRFPTIHALNFDGERLILGPGSGGPLLMDPRTGSFEKPRYPPGKEGNALRGQVEHDYIYGIQTVGGGNQLILADASCYLLDRNTHLLTELRFAGSDYILQTARTDRTGNIWVGTFKGLLYLDGHFRTIYADSTFYPGKLVTSILPRNDSTVWAGSVGLFEVTRTRTGLRKKRIIPELKTSQITNLYADRHGRVWIAADEGLYRFSEKDRKLEWFDVWDNVQNKQLNPGSIYEDARGRVYWGGHNGLNYFDPLKISLSQQKLHVYIMSVTVNHEDTLFKPRQFDAAFMATPGGLRLDWNENSVEIHFTAAYYQNPQKVHYRYQLDGLHTGWVRNGHNNVVRFSSLAPGSYTFKAAASLDGISWQESGEKFTFVITPPLWERPWFVTVSLALVTGLIYYLHRKRIEAIKQRQARIYALQDKANKLEKEKTLVMFESLKQQLNPHFLFNSLASLESLIWDDAGKASRFLEGLSSTYRYILKNQNNELVPLCEELEFAAEYVRIQQTRFREGLDVQFSVDASCENMLIAPVTIRNLVENAIKHNVMSQDLPMQVRIYPENGYIVVRNNLQKKRFVETSNRQGLKNLYSLYSYLTPLPVQRLEADGFFTVKVPLIAGNGKACHIETDISHESNHH; encoded by the coding sequence ATGGCCGCATCTGCAAAGCTGTTTTTGTCCTTTTTTCTGTTCCTGTTATTGCCGGAACGGTTGCTCGGGCAGCTACCCGATTACAATGTGCAAATGCTGGGGGAGGGGAGCGGCATCAGTATGTCGAATGTTCACAAGCTGGTGAAGGACAAGAAAGGCTTTCTCTGGATACTGTCCAGGCGGGTTGTGCAGCGGTTCGACGGCCGCAATACCGTGCGGTTCGATGCCGAAGGCGAAGATTGGCTGGATATCGCGGTCGACCTGAACGGGCAGATCTGGCTAAGCAGCCACAACGAGCTCAGGACCTACGTCGACGATCGGGAGGGGTTCCGGGCGGTGCCGATCGCGGGCGGGCGGAAACCGAAGTTCAATTTGCTGGATATTACGCCCGACAACCAGGTGTGGGCGCTGAGCGGTAGCGGTTTGTACCGGTACGACCGGCGGCGGCGCGTATTTCAGCCCCATCCCATTCCCGGGTTGGGCGGCATGGTTTTCTACCGGCGGATATTCAGGCGGGCGGGCGAGGAGTTTTTTATAGGCGACACGCACGCGTTGTTTGCATACAATTACAGAACGGGGCGTGTGCGCAAGACCGATTTCCATGCCGTCAGGGCGATTGCTCCGTTTTCGGAAGACATCCTGTGGGCAACCAATGCGGACCTGGAAATGTTCGAGCTGGACTTCCGCTCCGAGACTGCGTCGAAGATCGCCCCGGCGCGCTTCACTCCGGCCGCAACTTACCTGACCATTAATTCGGTAATGCCGCTTGGCGGAGCCAGGGCGCTGGTTACGACAAGCAAGGGGTGCTACCTTTACGAACGGGGCAACGGCAGGTTCAAACGGGCCGTGTTTTATTACCAGGGACGCGAACTGAGCAATAATGAGATCATTACGGGCTACCGCGACGATGACGGCACGATCTGGCTCGTTTCCAAGCAGGGTATCCTGTTTTTTAACCCCGACCGGCATACCATTACCTGGCTCCGCAATTTTCGTAACCTGCTGAACGAAGAAAACAACGACATCCGGGCCATAACCGGCGACGGAGCGGGGCGGATATGGATGGCTACGACGGAGGGGCTCTCTTGCCTCGATCCGTCGACGGGGCGCTTCGATACATTTATGCCGTCGGTTGCCGGTGACCCCGATTTTCGTTTTCCGACCATCCATGCCCTGAATTTCGACGGGGAGCGCCTCATTCTCGGCCCCGGCTCCGGCGGCCCGCTCCTGATGGACCCCCGTACCGGAAGCTTCGAAAAGCCGCGTTATCCGCCGGGAAAGGAGGGTAATGCGCTCCGCGGGCAAGTGGAACACGATTACATCTATGGCATTCAAACCGTGGGCGGCGGTAACCAGCTAATCCTCGCCGACGCTTCGTGCTACCTGCTCGACCGCAATACCCACCTGCTGACGGAGCTCCGCTTCGCCGGTTCGGATTATATCCTTCAAACCGCCCGTACCGACCGCACAGGCAATATATGGGTGGGTACTTTCAAAGGGTTATTATATCTCGACGGGCATTTTCGGACAATTTATGCCGATAGTACATTCTACCCCGGCAAGCTCGTCACGTCCATACTGCCACGGAACGACTCGACTGTCTGGGCAGGCAGCGTGGGGCTTTTCGAAGTGACGCGCACACGTACCGGCCTCAGAAAGAAACGCATTATACCGGAACTGAAAACTTCGCAGATCACCAACCTTTATGCCGACCGCCACGGGCGGGTGTGGATCGCGGCGGACGAAGGTTTATACCGGTTTTCTGAAAAGGACCGGAAGCTGGAATGGTTCGACGTCTGGGATAATGTTCAGAACAAGCAACTGAACCCGGGCAGTATTTACGAAGACGCCCGCGGGCGCGTGTACTGGGGAGGGCACAATGGCCTCAATTATTTCGATCCCCTGAAAATTTCGCTGTCGCAGCAGAAGCTGCACGTGTACATTATGAGCGTGACGGTCAACCACGAGGACACGCTTTTCAAGCCGAGGCAGTTCGATGCGGCATTCATGGCGACGCCCGGCGGGCTGCGGCTCGACTGGAACGAAAATTCGGTCGAAATACATTTTACCGCAGCCTATTACCAAAACCCGCAGAAGGTGCATTACCGTTACCAGCTCGATGGATTGCACACCGGCTGGGTACGGAACGGGCACAATAATGTCGTGCGGTTTTCATCGCTTGCCCCCGGATCGTACACATTCAAAGCGGCAGCGAGCCTCGATGGCATAAGCTGGCAGGAAAGCGGCGAGAAGTTCACATTCGTCATCACTCCGCCCCTGTGGGAACGGCCCTGGTTCGTAACCGTTTCGTTGGCATTGGTAACCGGGCTGATCTACTACCTCCACAGAAAGCGGATCGAGGCCATTAAGCAGCGGCAGGCAAGGATTTATGCATTGCAGGACAAGGCGAACAAGCTCGAAAAAGAGAAAACGCTGGTCATGTTCGAAAGCCTCAAGCAACAGCTCAATCCTCATTTCCTGTTCAATTCGCTTGCCTCCCTGGAAAGCCTGATCTGGGACGACGCCGGGAAAGCCAGCCGCTTCCTCGAAGGGCTCAGTTCTACTTACAGGTATATCCTTAAAAACCAGAATAACGAGCTTGTGCCGCTGTGCGAGGAGCTGGAATTTGCCGCTGAATATGTCAGGATACAGCAAACCCGTTTCCGCGAAGGCCTCGATGTACAGTTTTCCGTTGACGCTTCCTGCGAAAACATGCTGATCGCGCCGGTGACGATCCGGAACCTGGTCGAGAACGCGATCAAACATAATGTAATGTCTCAGGATTTGCCGATGCAAGTGAGGATTTACCCGGAAAACGGCTACATCGTTGTACGGAACAATCTTCAAAAAAAGCGGTTTGTCGAAACCAGCAACAGGCAGGGACTCAAAAATCTTTACTCGCTTTATTCATATCTCACGCCGCTGCCGGTACAGCGCTTGGAGGCCGATGGCTTTTTTACGGTCAAAGTGCCGCTCATTGCCGGTAACGGAAAGGCATGCCACATCGAAACCGACATTTCCCATGAAAGCAATCATCATTGA
- a CDS encoding S41 family peptidase gives MYKTLACLGLLFFGGSPSVAQDGPVSPSAMREDFQFIRRQLFQAHANPFSRLSRERYEAYLDSLEAGLTAPLPVADFREKATLALLPLGDEHAAVSSGKAAAGHKAPAWADSVATNISYRRQGNTGYIFARSFATRGNADLAVYQRCIDSIFAMVWRDGIMRLAIDVSSNDGGASAVGNMLISHFHPKPYRTYSMNWKRSDEYLARLTSWGFTDETYRKAAPGEILRYPSRTVTPEKTSGPFKGKVIVIIGPGTFSSAIIFATLVQDNKMALLAGESPANGHPTHFGEMYSVVLPNTRLELRFGVKEWIRPAGRGTVNKLVPDIAFKLPADGDYATILKRLPW, from the coding sequence ATGTACAAAACCCTGGCCTGTCTCGGCCTGCTTTTTTTCGGTGGTAGCCCGTCTGTCGCACAGGACGGCCCGGTTTCTCCGTCCGCAATGCGGGAAGATTTTCAGTTTATCCGCCGTCAGTTGTTTCAGGCCCACGCCAATCCCTTTTCCCGATTATCCAGGGAAAGATACGAGGCTTACCTGGACTCCCTGGAAGCCGGGCTGACCGCGCCGCTGCCGGTTGCGGATTTCCGCGAAAAAGCAACCCTGGCCCTGCTCCCTCTGGGCGACGAGCATGCGGCCGTTTCCTCGGGCAAGGCAGCAGCGGGGCACAAAGCTCCCGCCTGGGCCGACAGCGTGGCGACCAATATCAGCTACCGCCGGCAGGGCAATACCGGCTACATTTTCGCCCGGTCGTTCGCAACAAGAGGAAACGCGGACCTGGCTGTGTATCAACGTTGTATCGACAGTATTTTCGCCATGGTCTGGCGGGATGGCATAATGCGCCTGGCGATCGACGTGAGCAGCAACGATGGCGGGGCGTCGGCCGTTGGTAATATGCTCATCAGCCATTTTCACCCGAAGCCTTACCGGACCTATTCGATGAACTGGAAGCGGAGCGACGAGTACCTTGCCCGGCTGACTTCCTGGGGATTCACCGACGAAACCTACCGGAAGGCTGCCCCTGGGGAGATATTGCGTTATCCTTCCCGCACCGTCACGCCCGAAAAGACGTCCGGGCCTTTCAAGGGAAAAGTGATCGTGATTATCGGGCCGGGTACCTTTTCCAGCGCGATTATCTTCGCTACGCTCGTGCAGGATAACAAGATGGCCCTGTTAGCGGGTGAGTCGCCGGCAAACGGTCACCCGACCCATTTCGGCGAAATGTATTCGGTCGTTCTTCCCAATACCCGACTGGAGTTGCGTTTTGGTGTGAAGGAGTGGATCAGACCGGCCGGGCGGGGTACCGTGAATAAACTGGTCCCGGATATTGCTTTTAAACTCCCCGCCGACGGAGACTATGCGACGATTTTAAAACGGCTCCCCTGGTAG
- a CDS encoding Calx-beta domain-containing protein — MKTFTLTMLRHTLTSSLVAMTLLCSILTDGFSQPPVRYVYLQKVSDAIEGGMNGLYKVGLHYPVPVGNDIVVQFALSGTAQATPGPGTDFNLVGLNAGNIVIPAGATEVFVEVDAGNDGIIEGPESVDLQLLAAISAGQNIPVDAGNRSARVGIIDANAASTTPIQVLKGTDFSEPAGQTTFTVKLAGVATSAWPVVIGYRLDGNARPGVDFQAFGEIVIPPNTNAVSIFLNATDDHIIEGQETISFRLLSGSATDGGGNAFIFPPDPANDNINVSLADDDYVPANAVVNLVKISDAAEPAAPGIIRISLPGDYVAASVVSANIQFSGSATPGGTDYIASPAVLPAYHIFGDIYLNVVDDTLYENTETAVCTLLGASDSNLFQYTAAPAQNTVGVDIADDDTNLPLRLIGFAGNMQDNGAASLRWTTAEEENTAYFEVLRSRDGRGFEKIGVVPASGSGNHNYAYTDGAPGPVNFYRLHMVDQDGSSTYSRMIKIGWNQPAPVVAFPNPARNYLTVDLGNRRPLPNGAKVIDSSGKVRKELRLTGGRQQIPIDDLLPGFYFLSVESGETFKFVVAR; from the coding sequence ATGAAAACTTTTACCTTGACGATGCTCCGGCATACTCTTACATCGTCGTTGGTGGCGATGACGCTTCTTTGCAGTATCTTAACGGATGGTTTTAGTCAGCCGCCCGTGCGGTACGTTTATCTTCAAAAGGTATCCGATGCAATTGAAGGCGGTATGAATGGCCTGTACAAAGTCGGCCTGCACTACCCGGTCCCGGTCGGCAACGACATTGTTGTGCAATTTGCACTTTCCGGCACGGCTCAGGCAACGCCCGGGCCCGGTACCGATTTTAATTTAGTGGGATTAAATGCGGGCAATATCGTTATTCCGGCTGGGGCGACGGAAGTATTTGTTGAAGTCGATGCCGGAAATGACGGAATAATCGAAGGGCCTGAAAGCGTTGATCTTCAACTCTTAGCCGCTATTTCGGCTGGCCAGAACATACCTGTAGATGCCGGCAACCGGAGCGCCCGCGTCGGCATTATCGACGCCAATGCGGCCTCTACGACGCCCATTCAGGTACTGAAAGGGACCGATTTCTCGGAACCAGCCGGGCAAACCACATTTACCGTCAAGCTGGCCGGCGTCGCCACTTCCGCATGGCCGGTCGTTATCGGTTACCGGTTGGACGGCAATGCTAGGCCGGGTGTTGATTTTCAGGCATTCGGAGAAATTGTTATTCCCCCGAATACCAACGCGGTCTCGATTTTTTTGAACGCAACCGACGATCATATTATCGAGGGGCAGGAGACGATCTCGTTTAGATTGCTGTCAGGAAGCGCTACGGACGGTGGGGGCAATGCTTTTATTTTTCCTCCCGATCCGGCCAACGACAATATCAACGTATCGCTTGCCGATGACGATTATGTCCCGGCCAACGCGGTAGTAAACCTTGTGAAAATCTCGGATGCCGCCGAACCGGCCGCTCCGGGGATTATCAGAATAAGCTTGCCCGGCGACTACGTGGCGGCATCAGTCGTTTCGGCCAATATCCAGTTCAGCGGCAGCGCTACGCCCGGCGGAACGGACTATATCGCGTCCCCGGCGGTGCTACCCGCTTATCACATTTTCGGCGATATTTACCTGAATGTCGTGGACGACACCCTCTACGAGAATACCGAAACGGCCGTTTGCACACTTCTGGGCGCTTCCGATTCAAACCTTTTTCAATATACCGCCGCTCCGGCGCAAAATACCGTCGGCGTGGATATTGCCGACGACGACACCAACCTGCCGCTCCGGCTAATCGGTTTCGCAGGCAATATGCAGGACAATGGCGCCGCCTCGTTGCGCTGGACTACCGCCGAGGAAGAAAATACGGCCTATTTCGAAGTGCTCAGGAGCCGTGACGGACGCGGGTTCGAGAAAATCGGTGTCGTACCGGCATCGGGATCAGGTAACCATAATTATGCATACACCGACGGAGCCCCCGGTCCGGTGAATTTTTACCGTTTGCATATGGTAGATCAGGACGGCTCTTCGACTTACAGCCGTATGATTAAAATCGGCTGGAATCAGCCGGCACCGGTCGTTGCTTTTCCCAATCCCGCCAGGAACTATTTGACGGTCGATTTGGGCAACAGGAGGCCCTTGCCAAATGGAGCTAAGGTGATCGATAGTTCCGGAAAAGTGCGCAAAGAGCTGCGTCTTACCGGCGGCAGGCAACAAATTCCGATCGACGATTTGTTGCCGGGCTTCTATTTCTTATCGGTTGAAAGCGGTGAAACTTTCAAATTCGTCGTTGCCAGATGA